The following are encoded in a window of Lynx canadensis isolate LIC74 chromosome B1, mLynCan4.pri.v2, whole genome shotgun sequence genomic DNA:
- the CCDC96 gene encoding coiled-coil domain-containing protein 96 — MDGLSEHPGDPEAEDGDAASLSSKLSGVKAISGLQSPAEPTEPEPESQPEQGTVEASAGGAAEDEPAEPREGPAATEAGGEAEPGEPEWPAELEPEPEPEPPEPAEAGPEETAQPGPEDGLAEPEEQAEAETEEEGDREVDEEEKEREKVAAAAVQRRRKEAPSQVSLPLSTTGREEAVSAREAEGEERQGAESEEMEELGLLRSPRRSQVKLKDEEESLDDEDGEWTEEVQGLQERQLRAELLQQYQSLVAERGHYQRYNIYLQHKICEALRKKKGPDAAQVPDRGTEPEAPGKEQAYLRYLAMLEELRKQRADDLGWYHQELEQLKREGTEELARVEKEWRAFQALKKQVMVQAMGGSWMRGGRQAALRQVEQIQALEDKKEKEMSAVRLENVQLKQSLVHLETRMRAQEDLTEGLLLIDFEQLKIENQTFDEKVEERNEELLKLRNKVTHNVQIVTHVKEKLHFVDLQNACKKSQLLEIEAQVALRRDILTKTKKARDGLRIDNIKLNQKCGLLGKEPLLCDLEEKVDEAKLLRQRLESLKRHHARLIMSCRGVKQKMREAKAFLPS; from the coding sequence ATGGACGGCCTCTCCGAGCACCCTGGGGACCCCGAGGCGGAAGACGGAGATGCGGCGAGCCTGTCCTCGAAGCTGTCCGGGGTCAAGGCCATCTCAGGCCTCCAGTCCCCGGCCGAACCaacggagccggagccggagtcGCAACCGGAGCAGGGGACCGTAGAGGCTTCGGCAGGAGGCGCCGCCGAGGATGAGCCCGCCGAGCCCCGGGAAGGGCCGGCGGCCACCGAGGCTGGGGGCGAGGCGGAGCCCGGAGAGCCGGAGTGGCCGGCCGAGCTCGAGCCCGAGCCGGAACCCGAGCCCCCGGAGCCGGCTGAGGCCGGGCCTGAGGAGACAGCCCAGCCGGGGCCTGAAGACGGGCTCGCGGAACCGGAGGAGCAGGCGGAGGCAGAGacggaggaggagggggacagggaggtggacgaggaggagaaggaaagagagaaggtggCGGCAGCGGCGGTCCAGCGCAGGAGGAAGGAAGCCCCGTCTcaggtctctctgcctctgtccacCACCGGCCGGGAAGAGGCTGTGTCAGCTCGGGAGGCcgagggggaggagaggcagggggcGGAGAGCGAGGAAATGGAGGAGCTGGGCCTGCTAAGAAGCCCGCGGAGAAGCCAGGTAAAGCTGAAAGATGAGGAGGAGAGCCTCGACGATGAGGACGGTGAATGGACCGAAGAGGTGCAGGGGCTGCAGGAGCGGCAGCTGCGCGCCGAGCTCCTGCAACAGTACCAGTCGCTGGTGGCGGAGCGCGGCCACTACCAGCGCTACAACATTTACCTGCAGCACAAGATCTGCGAGGCGCTGCGCAAGAAGAAGGGCCCGGATGCAGCCCAGGTGCCCGACAGGGGCACGGAGCCCGAGGCCCCGGGGAAGGAGCAAGCGTACCTGCGCTATCTGGCCATGCTGGAGGAGCTGAGGAAGCAGCGGGCAGACGACCTGGGCTGGTATCACCAGGAGCTGGAGCAGCTGAAGCGGGAGGGCACGGAGGAGCTCGCCAGGGTGGAGAAGGAATGGCGAGCCTTCCAGGCGCTCAAGAAGCAGGTGATGGTGCAGGCCATGGGCGGCTCCTGGATGAGGGGCGGTCGCCAGGCCGCCCTGCGGCAGGTGGAGCAGATCCAGGCGCTGGAGgataagaaggagaaggagatgagCGCCGTGAGGCTGGAGAACGTGCAGCTGAAGCAGAGCTTGGTGCATCTCGAGACCCGGATGAGGGCCCAGGAGGACCTGACGGAGGGTCTGCTCCTCATCGATTTCGAACAGCTCAAGATTGAGAACCAGACCTTCGATGAAAAAGTCGAGGAGCGAAATGAGGAACTTTTAAAACTGCGCAACAAGGTGACCCACAACGTGCAAATCGTAACCCACGTGAAGGAAAAGCTACACTTCGTGGATTTACAAAATGCATGCAAGAAGTCACAGCTTTTGGAGATTGAGGCTCAGGTAGCCCTAAGGAGGGACATCTTGACCAAGACTAAGAAAGCCCGGGACGGCCTGAGGATTGACAACATCAAGTTGAACCAGAAGTGTGGGCTTCTGGGCAAGGAGCCACTCCTTTGCGACCTGGAAGAGAAAGTGGACGAGGCAAAACTGCTCAGGCAGCGTCTGGAATCCCTGAAGCGCCATCACGCCAGGCTCATCATGTCCTGCAGAGGCGTGAAGCAGAAGATGCGGGAAGCCAAAGCCTTTCTCCCATCTTAA